A portion of the Bacillus sp. es.034 genome contains these proteins:
- a CDS encoding aminotransferase A — protein sequence MEQHINPRVRDIQISGIRRFFNMVSDIDDMISLTIGQPDFPTPQHIKEAGKAAIDGDFTSYTHNAGYIELREAAASFVKEKYHVEYDPATEVIVTNGASQGIDVILRTILCQGDDCLLPGPVYPGYEPIIKLCGANPVHIDITQNEFKLDAALIEASLTPSTKCIILPYPSNPTGVSLSKEELKEIAQLLKSRDIFVLADEIYSELTFDGSHHSIAEYLREQTIIVNGLSKSHSMTGWRIGLIFAPEAISKHLLKVHQYNVSCASSISQKAAYEALTAGKDDALDMKEEYKKRRDYVYDRLVDMGFEGIVKPHGAFYFFVKIPDSILLSSFDFSLTLAQEKKVAVVPGDAFSPLGEGYFRLSYACSMDQLTEGLDRLQSFIQS from the coding sequence TTGGAACAGCATATTAACCCCAGGGTCAGGGACATACAAATTTCTGGTATTCGACGGTTTTTCAACATGGTGTCAGACATCGACGATATGATTTCCCTTACAATCGGTCAACCTGACTTCCCTACCCCTCAACATATTAAAGAAGCAGGAAAAGCGGCCATTGATGGAGACTTCACGTCTTATACCCACAATGCGGGGTATATCGAATTACGTGAAGCGGCTGCTTCATTCGTCAAAGAAAAATACCATGTAGAATATGATCCTGCAACAGAAGTCATTGTCACAAATGGAGCGTCCCAGGGAATCGATGTGATTCTGCGGACGATCCTTTGCCAGGGTGACGACTGCCTTCTTCCTGGGCCCGTATATCCCGGGTATGAACCCATCATCAAACTATGTGGTGCCAATCCGGTCCATATCGATATTACCCAAAATGAGTTTAAATTAGATGCAGCATTGATCGAGGCGAGCCTGACCCCTTCAACCAAATGCATCATCCTCCCTTACCCATCGAATCCAACAGGGGTAAGCTTATCAAAGGAAGAATTGAAAGAAATTGCCCAATTACTCAAGAGCCGGGACATTTTTGTATTGGCTGATGAAATATACAGCGAACTTACCTTTGATGGTTCACACCATTCCATAGCAGAGTATTTAAGAGAGCAAACGATCATCGTGAATGGATTATCAAAGTCACATAGTATGACAGGTTGGAGGATTGGCCTGATCTTCGCTCCTGAAGCCATTTCGAAGCATCTTTTGAAGGTGCACCAATATAATGTGTCCTGTGCTTCCTCCATCTCCCAAAAAGCGGCTTATGAAGCTTTGACAGCTGGAAAAGACGATGCTCTGGATATGAAGGAAGAGTATAAGAAACGAAGGGATTATGTATACGACAGACTTGTTGATATGGGATTTGAGGGAATCGTCAAGCCCCACGGAGCCTTTTACTTTTTCGTGAAAATACCGGATAGCATACTGTTAAGCTCATTCGATTTCTCCCTGACCCTGGCTCAGGAGAAAAAGGTGGCTGTCGTCCCTGGTGATGCCTTTTCCCCTCTCGGAGAAGGATATTTCCGTCTTTCTTACGCCTGTTCCATGGATCAACTGACAGAAGGTCTCGACCGCCTTCAATCCTTCATCCAATCCTAA
- a CDS encoding bifunctional diguanylate cyclase/phosphodiesterase, whose product MKWTDDTIISQEKKNLDTVLKELILDYIHDMIFIMKVEEGNIFRYAYVNESAKRYTSIQQQDMGRLLEDVMPLDIALDLQKRYTELVETGESITYQDTFQAMNGNHVVNESILTPIMNESGQAEYVVSITRDITSSIEEKMKLKKAKERYKSIIEHNLDAIFILDSEGVIKDSNRAGYLLSGYSKEALVNMNIFDLMKAQNRKVLGDALFQAFSGAPSSIDFCLLVNEKEEERITQLKMVPIVVDQKCDGCYIIVKDITKHYEQSEMIHYMALHDQLTGIWNRKALDDHIPLIIHNMEERGVELSLLYLDLDRFKFVNDTLGLKGGDRFLKRITERLITLTNEDCLLYRQGGDEFIFLLKNSSFEMTKTKAEEILALFIDPFTIDHQEFYISPSIGISCYPADGYDSNSLIQKAAQALFEVKEKGRAHYRFYQIHMKSSFPNYIIMESHLRKAIEKGELYVHYQPQVNLSTGAIDSFEALIRWNNRKFGFVSPAQFIPLAEETGLIHQIGEWVLEQVCIQLQKWRSKGYRSVRVAINISPKQFLQEQLVETIDFYLSTYSIPACCIEIEITEGAMQDTQQTLKMLKKLKDLGVFISVDDFGTGYSSLHYLKRFPIDVLKIDQSFVKEIGMNHKDSAITTTIIHLAHSLGLEVIAEGVEREGQVDFLKKANCQKAQGYFFSKPIGPKEIEQQQFVLM is encoded by the coding sequence ATGAAATGGACAGACGATACCATCATCAGTCAAGAAAAGAAGAACCTCGATACCGTCTTGAAGGAGTTAATTTTAGACTATATCCACGATATGATCTTCATTATGAAGGTAGAAGAAGGAAACATATTCAGGTACGCCTATGTCAATGAGTCAGCTAAAAGGTACACATCCATCCAACAGCAGGATATGGGGCGCTTACTGGAGGATGTGATGCCTTTGGATATAGCACTCGACTTACAGAAGAGATATACCGAACTGGTGGAGACGGGTGAGAGCATCACCTATCAGGACACATTTCAAGCAATGAATGGAAATCATGTAGTGAATGAGTCCATTCTGACACCAATCATGAATGAAAGTGGACAAGCAGAGTATGTCGTGTCCATTACACGGGATATTACATCTTCAATTGAAGAAAAGATGAAATTGAAGAAAGCCAAGGAACGATACAAATCCATCATAGAACATAATCTGGATGCGATTTTTATTTTGGACTCAGAAGGAGTCATTAAGGATTCAAATAGAGCAGGGTATCTGCTCTCAGGGTATTCAAAAGAGGCACTCGTCAACATGAATATTTTTGATCTAATGAAGGCTCAGAATCGCAAGGTATTGGGTGATGCTCTTTTCCAAGCGTTTTCGGGGGCTCCGTCTTCCATTGATTTCTGTCTTCTTGTGAATGAAAAGGAGGAAGAAAGAATCACACAATTGAAAATGGTCCCCATCGTGGTAGATCAAAAGTGTGACGGGTGCTATATCATCGTGAAAGATATCACCAAGCACTATGAACAAAGTGAGATGATCCATTATATGGCCCTTCATGATCAACTGACGGGCATATGGAACAGGAAGGCACTGGATGATCATATCCCTTTGATCATTCACAACATGGAAGAAAGGGGAGTAGAACTTTCCCTTTTATACCTGGATTTGGACCGGTTCAAATTTGTAAATGACACGCTGGGCTTAAAGGGAGGCGACCGTTTTCTAAAAAGGATCACAGAGCGCCTGATCACTCTCACCAATGAGGATTGCTTACTGTACAGGCAGGGTGGAGATGAATTTATCTTCCTCTTGAAAAATAGCAGCTTTGAAATGACAAAGACAAAAGCAGAAGAAATCCTGGCATTATTTATCGACCCTTTTACAATCGATCATCAGGAATTTTATATATCTCCTTCCATTGGTATCAGTTGTTATCCTGCAGACGGCTATGATTCCAATTCCCTCATTCAAAAAGCCGCACAGGCTCTGTTTGAGGTGAAAGAAAAAGGAAGGGCGCATTATCGTTTTTACCAAATCCATATGAAATCGAGTTTCCCAAACTATATCATTATGGAGTCCCATTTGAGAAAAGCGATAGAAAAAGGCGAATTGTATGTCCATTATCAGCCCCAAGTCAATTTATCGACTGGAGCCATAGACAGCTTCGAGGCATTGATCCGCTGGAATAATCGTAAATTTGGGTTCGTGTCACCTGCCCAGTTCATTCCGCTTGCAGAAGAAACAGGACTGATTCATCAAATCGGTGAATGGGTGTTGGAGCAGGTTTGTATCCAGTTGCAAAAGTGGAGGAGCAAGGGATACAGGTCCGTGCGGGTTGCCATCAACATCTCCCCGAAGCAATTTCTCCAGGAGCAATTGGTGGAAACAATCGATTTTTATTTATCAACGTATAGTATCCCGGCTTGTTGCATAGAAATTGAAATTACGGAAGGAGCTATGCAGGATACTCAGCAAACCTTGAAAATGCTGAAGAAACTAAAAGATCTTGGAGTGTTTATATCTGTGGACGACTTTGGTACGGGTTACTCTTCCCTACATTACTTAAAACGATTTCCCATCGACGTATTAAAGATCGACCAATCGTTTGTGAAGGAGATCGGGATGAATCATAAGGACTCAGCCATCACGACAACCATCATCCATCTTGCCCACAGTCTGGGTCTGGAAGTGATAGCAGAGGGAGTGGAGCGAGAGGGTCAAGTCGACTTTTTGAAGAAGGCAAATTGTCAGAAGGCTCAAGGTTACTTTTTTAGTAAACCGATCGGACCAAAAGAAATTGAGCAGCAGCAATTCGTCCTCATGTAA
- a CDS encoding YkyB family protein: MRNTSKSTPSSTSVITLSQAIFTVNRHAKTAGNPKYLYSLKKRALMKMIREGKAKKVGLHFSKNPKNSQQQSDVLIDCGEYTFHLPPAKEDFKELPHLGSLDQSLRNPKCKMGLQQAKGILEQYTGMSDHTDQIRKPGKNQYQKPVFKKLGDSFF, translated from the coding sequence TTGAGAAACACTAGTAAATCCACCCCTTCTTCCACATCTGTCATTACCCTCTCTCAAGCTATTTTCACTGTGAATCGCCATGCGAAAACAGCAGGTAACCCAAAATACTTATATTCATTAAAAAAACGAGCGTTAATGAAAATGATCAGGGAAGGAAAGGCCAAAAAAGTGGGACTTCACTTCTCTAAAAATCCAAAGAACAGTCAGCAACAATCTGATGTCTTGATTGATTGCGGAGAATATACGTTCCATCTCCCTCCTGCAAAGGAAGATTTCAAAGAGCTTCCACATTTGGGGTCACTCGATCAAAGCCTGCGAAACCCGAAATGTAAAATGGGATTACAACAGGCAAAAGGAATTTTAGAACAGTATACCGGAATGTCAGATCATACCGATCAGATTCGAAAACCGGGAAAAAATCAATACCAAAAACCTGTATTTAAAAAATTGGGCGACAGCTTCTTTTAA
- a CDS encoding chemotaxis protein, with translation MEGRKSLNQSNGILLESGTNELEIVEFEVQNNKFGINVIKVKEIIQPTAVTPIPHAHPHVKGLVQLRGEVLPVVDMARVLGTEEEETTKSKYIVAEFNQQKVIFHVHNVTQIHRISWNQIEKPSEMYSGVHSGIIGVIKREESMILLLDFESIMLEINPETGIRVDQVKKLGPRERRNKRIIAAEDSPLLRKLLNDTLREAGYEEVEFFENGADAFHYLEAIVDGNQDVKESVQLVLTDIEMPQMDGHHLTKRIKNHPKLNTLPVIIFSSLITNDLKHKGEMVGAEDQVSKPEIAELVLKIDQYIL, from the coding sequence ATGGAAGGACGAAAATCATTGAATCAATCAAACGGAATACTTCTCGAAAGCGGTACAAATGAACTTGAAATCGTTGAATTCGAGGTTCAAAACAATAAATTTGGAATTAATGTCATTAAAGTGAAAGAAATCATCCAGCCGACTGCGGTGACACCGATCCCCCACGCACACCCACATGTGAAGGGACTTGTTCAATTAAGAGGGGAAGTACTGCCGGTCGTAGACATGGCCAGGGTACTTGGAACGGAAGAAGAAGAAACAACGAAATCAAAATACATTGTAGCTGAATTCAATCAGCAGAAGGTCATCTTTCATGTCCATAACGTCACTCAAATCCATCGCATTTCCTGGAATCAAATCGAGAAACCTTCAGAAATGTATTCAGGAGTCCATTCAGGGATCATCGGGGTCATTAAGCGGGAAGAAAGCATGATTCTTCTTTTGGATTTTGAGAGCATCATGCTCGAGATTAATCCTGAAACAGGAATCCGCGTTGATCAAGTGAAAAAACTAGGTCCAAGAGAGAGAAGGAACAAGAGAATTATTGCAGCTGAGGATTCCCCATTACTTCGGAAGCTGCTGAACGACACATTGAGAGAAGCTGGATATGAGGAGGTAGAGTTCTTTGAAAACGGAGCCGATGCCTTTCATTATTTAGAAGCCATTGTGGATGGTAATCAGGACGTGAAAGAAAGCGTACAACTTGTACTGACGGACATTGAAATGCCACAGATGGATGGGCATCATTTGACCAAAAGAATCAAAAATCATCCAAAGCTCAATACCCTCCCGGTCATCATATTTTCATCTCTTATCACTAATGATTTAAAGCATAAAGGCGAGATGGTGGGGGCTGAAGACCAGGTCAGCAAACCGGAAATCGCTGAGCTTGTTTTAAAGATCGATCAGTACATTTTGTAA
- a CDS encoding EAL domain-containing protein, which yields MDALEILSNIEKVIPYFQPIFSADEHKIIGYEVFGRMNMGSDGVESLGPFFGDDEIPDEYKMEVDERVTRLALEKFLAEKQEGYIFLNRNARLLMLDHGESFLDLLLEYEKKGLDLSRTVIELSEKTFVGDFDQLVHLLLYYKTYGIKIAIDNIGGNSGQLDRLSQYSPDILKVDLYQLRNDAGNKVYKDILYSLSMLARKIGASLLFENIEINYQLQFAWLNGGRYYQGFYLKHPSDSFFEPDLLKEKLKEKCQDYIRYEKKHLEAGYEFADVLHKEISQKLMTLKKQSLEFDDLLFEVARHFTDKCFRAYICDENGFQVTSNVVKSDQVWTIEPRYKGKNWSWRPYFLENIIRMRIDKKGLLSDIYSDIDSGESIRTYSYPFGNGLYLFIDLSYEFLFEEDGLLF from the coding sequence ATGGACGCATTAGAGATACTATCCAATATAGAAAAAGTGATTCCGTACTTTCAACCGATCTTCAGTGCAGATGAACATAAAATCATCGGGTACGAGGTATTTGGAAGAATGAATATGGGGAGTGATGGGGTCGAAAGTCTTGGCCCATTCTTTGGTGACGATGAGATACCTGATGAGTATAAAATGGAAGTGGATGAACGTGTCACACGTCTTGCACTGGAGAAATTTTTAGCAGAGAAACAAGAGGGATACATATTCTTGAACCGGAATGCCAGGTTACTGATGCTGGATCATGGAGAGTCCTTCCTTGACCTTCTCCTGGAATATGAAAAGAAGGGGTTGGACTTAAGCCGGACAGTAATCGAATTGTCAGAAAAAACGTTTGTAGGGGATTTTGATCAATTGGTCCACCTTCTACTTTATTACAAAACATATGGAATAAAGATTGCCATCGATAATATCGGTGGTAACAGCGGACAATTGGACCGGCTTTCACAGTATTCACCGGATATACTGAAAGTGGATTTATATCAACTTCGTAATGATGCCGGGAATAAAGTGTATAAAGATATTTTATATAGCTTATCAATGCTTGCCAGAAAAATCGGGGCATCCCTGTTGTTCGAAAATATCGAAATCAACTACCAGCTCCAATTTGCCTGGCTGAATGGGGGCAGGTATTACCAGGGCTTTTATCTGAAGCATCCTTCCGACTCCTTTTTCGAACCGGATCTGTTAAAAGAAAAGCTGAAAGAAAAATGCCAGGACTATATCCGGTATGAAAAGAAGCATCTGGAAGCAGGCTATGAATTCGCTGACGTCCTTCATAAAGAAATCAGTCAAAAACTAATGACGCTAAAGAAACAATCGTTAGAATTTGATGATCTGCTTTTTGAGGTGGCGAGGCATTTTACGGATAAATGTTTTCGGGCTTACATATGCGATGAGAATGGGTTTCAAGTCACGAGTAACGTAGTGAAATCCGATCAAGTTTGGACGATTGAACCAAGGTACAAAGGGAAAAATTGGAGCTGGCGCCCGTATTTTCTGGAAAATATCATCCGGATGAGAATCGACAAAAAAGGTTTGCTTTCTGATATTTACAGTGACATTGATTCTGGGGAATCCATCCGTACGTATTCCTACCCGTTCGGAAATGGCCTTTATCTCTTCATAGATCTATCGTATGAATTTTTATTTGAAGAAGACGGTTTGCTTTTTTAG
- the queD gene encoding 6-carboxytetrahydropterin synthase QueD: MIQQIYPVPDHPYEYELNKDMHFAAAHYIPHVEAGSCQEVHGHTYFANITIGGDQLDDSGFLINFQHIKKLIHKRFDHTMINEDERFSSERGTEFPTTEVVAKVMWEIIQDHLDTLPHRPKCLQVFLRETPTSYCIYRPKRKRS, encoded by the coding sequence ATGATTCAACAGATTTATCCTGTTCCCGATCATCCCTATGAATATGAGTTAAACAAAGATATGCATTTTGCTGCTGCTCATTACATTCCGCATGTGGAGGCAGGAAGCTGTCAGGAGGTTCATGGTCATACGTACTTTGCCAACATTACGATTGGTGGTGATCAACTCGATGATTCAGGATTCCTCATTAATTTCCAACACATAAAAAAACTGATCCATAAACGATTTGATCATACGATGATCAATGAGGATGAACGATTTTCTTCAGAGAGAGGGACGGAATTCCCAACGACGGAAGTAGTGGCCAAAGTCATGTGGGAAATCATCCAGGATCATTTAGACACGCTTCCCCACCGACCAAAGTGTCTTCAAGTGTTCTTAAGGGAAACCCCTACCAGCTATTGTATATACAGACCAAAGAGGAAACGCTCATGA
- the fadH gene encoding 2,4-dienoyl-CoA reductase, producing the protein MGKEQVVIVTGGSNGMGKYMAKHFVETGASVVVTGRNEERLQSVKEEFSSLKGKIEVFQMDVREQEHVKAMVEFTAEKFGKIDVLINNAAGNFICPVEKLTPNGWKSVIDIVLNGTFLCSHAVGNYWIEHDQKGSIINMVATYAWNAGAGVAHSAAAKAGVLSLTRTLAVEWGHKYGIRTNAIAPGPIERTGGAEKLWISEEAAKRTIDSVPLKRLGTPEEIAGLAFFLASEKAAYINGECITMDGGQWLNPFPF; encoded by the coding sequence ATGGGAAAAGAGCAAGTTGTCATCGTAACAGGCGGTTCGAATGGTATGGGGAAGTATATGGCAAAGCACTTCGTAGAAACTGGGGCAAGTGTCGTTGTCACGGGGAGGAATGAGGAGAGACTTCAATCGGTGAAGGAGGAGTTCTCTTCTCTCAAAGGGAAAATTGAAGTATTTCAAATGGACGTTAGGGAACAGGAACATGTTAAGGCCATGGTCGAATTTACGGCAGAAAAATTCGGCAAAATCGATGTTTTGATCAATAATGCAGCCGGAAACTTCATTTGCCCTGTAGAAAAGCTCACTCCAAATGGGTGGAAGTCCGTCATTGACATCGTGTTGAATGGAACATTCTTATGTTCACATGCGGTTGGAAACTATTGGATCGAACATGATCAAAAGGGATCCATCATCAATATGGTGGCAACATATGCTTGGAATGCCGGAGCGGGTGTCGCTCATTCGGCAGCGGCAAAAGCCGGGGTTTTATCATTGACAAGAACCCTGGCCGTCGAGTGGGGCCATAAGTATGGCATCCGTACGAATGCGATTGCACCGGGACCGATCGAACGTACCGGAGGAGCGGAGAAGCTTTGGATCTCGGAAGAAGCTGCCAAAAGGACCATTGACAGTGTACCCTTAAAACGTCTGGGTACACCGGAAGAAATTGCAGGACTTGCCTTTTTCCTCGCCTCTGAAAAGGCTGCCTATATTAATGGAGAATGCATCACGATGGATGGAGGTCAATGGCTGAACCCGTTTCCATTTTGA
- the queE gene encoding 7-carboxy-7-deazaguanine synthase QueE: protein MKKIPVLEVFGPTIQGEGMVIGQKTMFVRTAGCDYSCAWCDSAFTWDGSAKEDIMLMTAEDIWHKLLEIGGDRFSHVTISGGNPALLASLKELIDILKENGIDSALETQGSRWQDWFYDISDLTISPKPPSSGMVTDFEKLDEIVHRLSENRSQFSLKVVVFDDLDLEYATRIHQRYPGVPFYIQTGNPAVAEGDTAKLVTDLLLDYETLIDKVCERKDLNNVRVLPQLHTLVWGNKRGV, encoded by the coding sequence ATGAAGAAAATTCCCGTTCTGGAAGTATTCGGTCCAACCATTCAAGGGGAAGGGATGGTCATCGGCCAAAAAACGATGTTCGTCAGGACTGCAGGATGTGATTACAGCTGTGCCTGGTGTGACTCAGCCTTTACATGGGACGGATCCGCCAAAGAGGATATCATGCTCATGACGGCAGAAGATATTTGGCATAAATTGCTTGAAATAGGGGGAGATAGATTTTCCCATGTAACAATTTCAGGTGGGAATCCTGCTCTACTTGCCAGCTTGAAGGAACTTATTGATATCCTAAAGGAAAATGGTATTGATTCAGCCCTTGAAACACAGGGAAGCAGGTGGCAGGATTGGTTCTATGATATCAGTGATTTGACGATATCTCCGAAGCCGCCAAGCTCAGGTATGGTGACGGACTTTGAGAAACTTGATGAAATTGTTCATCGATTAAGTGAAAATCGTTCACAGTTCAGTTTAAAAGTGGTGGTATTTGATGATCTTGATTTAGAATATGCCACACGCATCCATCAGCGTTATCCCGGTGTACCATTTTATATCCAAACGGGCAATCCTGCCGTTGCAGAAGGTGACACGGCCAAGCTGGTGACGGATTTGCTGTTGGATTATGAAACACTCATAGATAAAGTGTGTGAAAGAAAAGATTTAAATAACGTTCGTGTGCTCCCGCAGCTCCATACATTGGTATGGGGGAACAAGCGAGGGGTGTAG
- the queC gene encoding 7-cyano-7-deazaguanine synthase QueC, which produces MNTEKALVVFSGGQDSTTCLFWAKKAFNEVEAVTFNYGQRHVAELDCAKVIAEDLDVPHHILDMSLLNQLAPSALTRTDEEITHHEGELPSTFVPGRNLLFLSFAGILAKQIGAKHIVTGVCETDFSGYPDCRDIFVKSLNVSLNLSMDEQFVIHTPLMWINKAQTWEMADDLGAFQYIQENTLTCYNGLKGSGCGECPACELRQRGLEEYVIGKKGGEGS; this is translated from the coding sequence ATGAACACAGAGAAAGCGTTAGTCGTATTCAGCGGAGGTCAAGATAGTACAACGTGTTTGTTTTGGGCAAAGAAAGCATTTAATGAAGTAGAAGCAGTAACGTTCAACTATGGACAGAGACATGTTGCAGAACTTGACTGTGCTAAGGTGATTGCTGAGGATTTGGATGTACCTCACCATATTCTAGATATGAGTTTGTTAAATCAACTGGCCCCAAGTGCACTTACAAGAACAGATGAAGAAATTACGCATCACGAGGGGGAATTACCATCCACCTTTGTTCCTGGAAGGAATTTATTATTCTTATCATTTGCAGGCATTTTAGCCAAGCAAATCGGTGCGAAACATATTGTGACGGGTGTTTGTGAAACGGATTTCAGCGGTTATCCGGACTGCAGGGATATCTTTGTAAAATCATTGAATGTATCCCTGAATCTTTCTATGGATGAGCAGTTTGTCATTCATACCCCCCTTATGTGGATCAATAAAGCCCAAACGTGGGAAATGGCCGACGATTTAGGGGCGTTTCAGTATATTCAGGAAAATACCCTTACATGTTATAACGGTTTGAAAGGGAGCGGTTGTGGGGAATGTCCTGCTTGTGAACTGAGACAAAGAGGATTGGAAGAATATGTTATTGGTAAAAAAGGAGGAGAGGGATCATGA
- the corA gene encoding magnesium/cobalt transporter CorA, with the protein MIRTSIIMENGEIQSDVPLSRIKEKDVKWYWVDFSEPSSKDIRLLKLYFRFHPLAIEDCLDDFSQRPKLDFYDQYIFVLLHGINSRTLDSQEVNMFVNSRFIVTFHKEPVSQINQIWEEMKEEGGELSPFKIMHRIVDRLVDDYFPLVYKIEDRLNTIEDNTNDEADSDLMDELFDIRHDMSKLRRTLVPMRDLLYRISNSGRLNALKEEQLYFNDVYDHLIKLVEMLESYREFSSDIRDNYLSINSDKMNNIMMTLTVITTIFMPLTFIAGLYGMNFVNMPELDEPNGYFIVLGVMGIIALIMFGAFLKIGWLRFGSKKRRKRRRFLRLK; encoded by the coding sequence ATGATTCGAACAAGTATAATCATGGAAAACGGGGAAATTCAAAGTGATGTTCCCTTATCAAGAATTAAGGAAAAAGATGTAAAATGGTACTGGGTGGATTTCTCTGAGCCTTCAAGCAAGGACATCAGATTGCTTAAATTGTACTTTCGATTTCATCCCCTTGCGATCGAGGATTGTCTGGATGATTTCAGTCAACGTCCCAAGCTCGATTTTTATGATCAATACATATTTGTGCTCTTGCACGGAATCAATTCAAGAACCCTTGATTCACAAGAGGTGAATATGTTTGTGAATTCAAGATTTATCGTGACGTTCCATAAAGAACCTGTCAGTCAAATAAATCAAATATGGGAAGAGATGAAAGAAGAAGGGGGCGAGCTCAGCCCGTTTAAGATCATGCATAGAATCGTTGATCGCCTCGTGGATGATTACTTCCCCCTTGTGTATAAGATAGAAGACCGCCTCAATACGATTGAGGACAATACGAATGATGAAGCCGACAGTGACCTGATGGATGAGTTATTTGATATCCGACATGACATGTCAAAGCTCCGTCGCACCCTGGTGCCGATGAGGGATCTATTGTATCGCATCAGTAATTCGGGCAGACTGAATGCCCTGAAGGAAGAGCAGCTATACTTCAATGACGTCTATGATCATTTAATAAAGCTTGTGGAAATGCTTGAATCTTATCGTGAATTCTCATCGGATATACGTGATAATTATTTATCGATCAATTCCGATAAAATGAACAACATCATGATGACGTTGACGGTCATCACGACGATTTTCATGCCCCTTACCTTTATTGCAGGTTTATATGGGATGAACTTTGTCAACATGCCTGAACTTGATGAGCCCAATGGTTATTTCATCGTCCTGGGAGTGATGGGAATCATAGCACTGATCATGTTTGGGGCCTTTTTGAAAATAGGCTGGCTGCGTTTCGGTTCGAAAAAGAGAAGGAAGAGGAGAAGGTTCCTTCGTTTAAAATAG